From Taeniopygia guttata chromosome 29, bTaeGut7.mat, whole genome shotgun sequence, a single genomic window includes:
- the TARBP2 gene encoding RISC-loading complex subunit TARBP2 isoform X2, translating into MSEEGAGGARRSGGAFPSLEQMVAASPGKTPISLLQEYGTRLGRTPGYDLLKAEGQAHQPNFTFRVTLGDISCTGQGPSKKAAKHKAAEVALRLLRGGGAMLEPLEQSSAFPPEPPAEPGPAAPPPAPAAPPTSPRGPPLEMKTPVSPPQAECNPVGALQELVVQKGWRLPEYTVTQESGPAHRKEFTMTCRVERFVEIGSGTSKKLAKRNAAAKMLVRIHNVPMEPRDGSEAEGEEDQFNMTCPRLEGLRGRAPGCTWDSLRNSAGEKLGQLRGRGGNPAPGGACALLQELSEEQSFAISYLDIDALSLSGLHQCLVELSTQPTTVCHGSAPSRDGARAQAARNALQYLRIMAGGK; encoded by the exons ATGAGCGAGGAgggggcgggcggggcccggcggagcggcggcgccTTCCCCAG cctggagcagatGGTGGCCGCCAGCCCCGGGAAGACGCCCATCAGCCTGCTGCAGGAGTATGGCACGCGCCTAGGACGGACCCCCGGCTACGACCTGCTCAAGGCCGAGGGCCAGGCCCACCAGCCCAACTTCACCTTCCGCGTCACCCTCGGGGACATCAGCTGCACCG ggcagggtcCCAGCAAGAAGGCGGCGAAGCACAAGGCGGCCGAGGTGGCCCTGAGGCTGCTCAGAGGGGGGGGGGCCATGCTGGAGCCCCTGGAGCAAAg ctctgctttccccccggagcccccggcagagcctggccccgccgcgccccccccggcccccgccgcgccccccACCTCGCCCAG ggGCCCCCCCCTGGAGATGAAGACGCCGGTGTCGCCCCCCCAGGCCGAGTGTAACCCCGTGGGGGCTCTGCAG GAGCTGGTGGTGCAGAAGGGCTGGCGCCTGCCCGAGTACACGGTGACGCAGGAGTCGGGGCCGGCGCACCGCAAGGAGTTCACCATGACGTGCCGCGTGGAGAGATTCGTGGAGATCG gcAGCGGCACCTCCAAGAAACTGGCCAAGCGCAACGCGGCCGCCAAGATGCTGGTGCGCATCCACAACGTGCCCATGGAGCCGCGCGACGGCAGCGAGGCCGAGGGCGAGGAGGACCAGTTCAACATG acgTGCCCGCggctggaggggctgcggggccgcgcCCCCGGCTGCACTTGGGACTCGCTGCGCAACTCGGCGGGCGAGAAGCTGGGCcagctgcggggccggggcggcaaCCCCGCGCCGGGGGGAGCCTGCgccctcctgcaggagctctcGGAGGAGCAGAGCTTCGCCATCAGCTACCTCGACATCG ACGCGCTGAGCCTCAGCGGGCTGCACCAGTGCCTGGTGGAGCTGTCCACGCAGCCGACCACGGTGTGCCACGGATCCGCCCCGTCCCGCGACGGCGCCCGCGCCCAGGCGGCCCGCAACGCGCTGCAGTACCTGCGCATCATGGCCGGGGGCAAGTGA
- the TARBP2 gene encoding RISC-loading complex subunit TARBP2 isoform X3, producing the protein MSEEGAGGARRSGGAFPSRVPGASLEQMVAASPGKTPISLLQEYGTRLGRTPGYDLLKAEGQAHQPNFTFRVTLGDISCTGQGPSKKAAKHKAAEVALRLLRGGGAMLEPLEQRGPPLEMKTPVSPPQAECNPVGALQELVVQKGWRLPEYTVTQESGPAHRKEFTMTCRVERFVEIGSGTSKKLAKRNAAAKMLVRIHNVPMEPRDGSEAEGEEDQFNMTCPRLEGLRGRAPGCTWDSLRNSAGEKLGQLRGRGGNPAPGGACALLQELSEEQSFAISYLDIDALSLSGLHQCLVELSTQPTTVCHGSAPSRDGARAQAARNALQYLRIMAGGK; encoded by the exons ATGAGCGAGGAgggggcgggcggggcccggcggagcggcggcgccTTCCCCAG CCGTGTCCCCGgtgccagcctggagcagatGGTGGCCGCCAGCCCCGGGAAGACGCCCATCAGCCTGCTGCAGGAGTATGGCACGCGCCTAGGACGGACCCCCGGCTACGACCTGCTCAAGGCCGAGGGCCAGGCCCACCAGCCCAACTTCACCTTCCGCGTCACCCTCGGGGACATCAGCTGCACCG ggcagggtcCCAGCAAGAAGGCGGCGAAGCACAAGGCGGCCGAGGTGGCCCTGAGGCTGCTCAGAGGGGGGGGGGCCATGCTGGAGCCCCTGGAGCAAAg ggGCCCCCCCCTGGAGATGAAGACGCCGGTGTCGCCCCCCCAGGCCGAGTGTAACCCCGTGGGGGCTCTGCAG GAGCTGGTGGTGCAGAAGGGCTGGCGCCTGCCCGAGTACACGGTGACGCAGGAGTCGGGGCCGGCGCACCGCAAGGAGTTCACCATGACGTGCCGCGTGGAGAGATTCGTGGAGATCG gcAGCGGCACCTCCAAGAAACTGGCCAAGCGCAACGCGGCCGCCAAGATGCTGGTGCGCATCCACAACGTGCCCATGGAGCCGCGCGACGGCAGCGAGGCCGAGGGCGAGGAGGACCAGTTCAACATG acgTGCCCGCggctggaggggctgcggggccgcgcCCCCGGCTGCACTTGGGACTCGCTGCGCAACTCGGCGGGCGAGAAGCTGGGCcagctgcggggccggggcggcaaCCCCGCGCCGGGGGGAGCCTGCgccctcctgcaggagctctcGGAGGAGCAGAGCTTCGCCATCAGCTACCTCGACATCG ACGCGCTGAGCCTCAGCGGGCTGCACCAGTGCCTGGTGGAGCTGTCCACGCAGCCGACCACGGTGTGCCACGGATCCGCCCCGTCCCGCGACGGCGCCCGCGCCCAGGCGGCCCGCAACGCGCTGCAGTACCTGCGCATCATGGCCGGGGGCAAGTGA
- the TARBP2 gene encoding RISC-loading complex subunit TARBP2 isoform X1: protein MSEEGAGGARRSGGAFPSRVPGASLEQMVAASPGKTPISLLQEYGTRLGRTPGYDLLKAEGQAHQPNFTFRVTLGDISCTGQGPSKKAAKHKAAEVALRLLRGGGAMLEPLEQSSAFPPEPPAEPGPAAPPPAPAAPPTSPRGPPLEMKTPVSPPQAECNPVGALQELVVQKGWRLPEYTVTQESGPAHRKEFTMTCRVERFVEIGSGTSKKLAKRNAAAKMLVRIHNVPMEPRDGSEAEGEEDQFNMTCPRLEGLRGRAPGCTWDSLRNSAGEKLGQLRGRGGNPAPGGACALLQELSEEQSFAISYLDIDALSLSGLHQCLVELSTQPTTVCHGSAPSRDGARAQAARNALQYLRIMAGGK from the exons ATGAGCGAGGAgggggcgggcggggcccggcggagcggcggcgccTTCCCCAG CCGTGTCCCCGgtgccagcctggagcagatGGTGGCCGCCAGCCCCGGGAAGACGCCCATCAGCCTGCTGCAGGAGTATGGCACGCGCCTAGGACGGACCCCCGGCTACGACCTGCTCAAGGCCGAGGGCCAGGCCCACCAGCCCAACTTCACCTTCCGCGTCACCCTCGGGGACATCAGCTGCACCG ggcagggtcCCAGCAAGAAGGCGGCGAAGCACAAGGCGGCCGAGGTGGCCCTGAGGCTGCTCAGAGGGGGGGGGGCCATGCTGGAGCCCCTGGAGCAAAg ctctgctttccccccggagcccccggcagagcctggccccgccgcgccccccccggcccccgccgcgccccccACCTCGCCCAG ggGCCCCCCCCTGGAGATGAAGACGCCGGTGTCGCCCCCCCAGGCCGAGTGTAACCCCGTGGGGGCTCTGCAG GAGCTGGTGGTGCAGAAGGGCTGGCGCCTGCCCGAGTACACGGTGACGCAGGAGTCGGGGCCGGCGCACCGCAAGGAGTTCACCATGACGTGCCGCGTGGAGAGATTCGTGGAGATCG gcAGCGGCACCTCCAAGAAACTGGCCAAGCGCAACGCGGCCGCCAAGATGCTGGTGCGCATCCACAACGTGCCCATGGAGCCGCGCGACGGCAGCGAGGCCGAGGGCGAGGAGGACCAGTTCAACATG acgTGCCCGCggctggaggggctgcggggccgcgcCCCCGGCTGCACTTGGGACTCGCTGCGCAACTCGGCGGGCGAGAAGCTGGGCcagctgcggggccggggcggcaaCCCCGCGCCGGGGGGAGCCTGCgccctcctgcaggagctctcGGAGGAGCAGAGCTTCGCCATCAGCTACCTCGACATCG ACGCGCTGAGCCTCAGCGGGCTGCACCAGTGCCTGGTGGAGCTGTCCACGCAGCCGACCACGGTGTGCCACGGATCCGCCCCGTCCCGCGACGGCGCCCGCGCCCAGGCGGCCCGCAACGCGCTGCAGTACCTGCGCATCATGGCCGGGGGCAAGTGA
- the TARBP2 gene encoding RISC-loading complex subunit TARBP2 isoform X4: MLEPLEQSSAFPPEPPAEPGPAAPPPAPAAPPTSPRGPPLEMKTPVSPPQAECNPVGALQELVVQKGWRLPEYTVTQESGPAHRKEFTMTCRVERFVEIGSGTSKKLAKRNAAAKMLVRIHNVPMEPRDGSEAEGEEDQFNMTCPRLEGLRGRAPGCTWDSLRNSAGEKLGQLRGRGGNPAPGGACALLQELSEEQSFAISYLDIDALSLSGLHQCLVELSTQPTTVCHGSAPSRDGARAQAARNALQYLRIMAGGK; encoded by the exons ATGCTGGAGCCCCTGGAGCAAAg ctctgctttccccccggagcccccggcagagcctggccccgccgcgccccccccggcccccgccgcgccccccACCTCGCCCAG ggGCCCCCCCCTGGAGATGAAGACGCCGGTGTCGCCCCCCCAGGCCGAGTGTAACCCCGTGGGGGCTCTGCAG GAGCTGGTGGTGCAGAAGGGCTGGCGCCTGCCCGAGTACACGGTGACGCAGGAGTCGGGGCCGGCGCACCGCAAGGAGTTCACCATGACGTGCCGCGTGGAGAGATTCGTGGAGATCG gcAGCGGCACCTCCAAGAAACTGGCCAAGCGCAACGCGGCCGCCAAGATGCTGGTGCGCATCCACAACGTGCCCATGGAGCCGCGCGACGGCAGCGAGGCCGAGGGCGAGGAGGACCAGTTCAACATG acgTGCCCGCggctggaggggctgcggggccgcgcCCCCGGCTGCACTTGGGACTCGCTGCGCAACTCGGCGGGCGAGAAGCTGGGCcagctgcggggccggggcggcaaCCCCGCGCCGGGGGGAGCCTGCgccctcctgcaggagctctcGGAGGAGCAGAGCTTCGCCATCAGCTACCTCGACATCG ACGCGCTGAGCCTCAGCGGGCTGCACCAGTGCCTGGTGGAGCTGTCCACGCAGCCGACCACGGTGTGCCACGGATCCGCCCCGTCCCGCGACGGCGCCCGCGCCCAGGCGGCCCGCAACGCGCTGCAGTACCTGCGCATCATGGCCGGGGGCAAGTGA